From Lates calcarifer isolate ASB-BC8 unplaced genomic scaffold, TLL_Latcal_v3 _unitig_2053_quiver_1924, whole genome shotgun sequence:
AGGTTTAAATAAGGTTAGTTCTGGTTCTCAGTCTCTTAAACCACCCGGACTCATTAAACTCTAAAACAAAGCTTCATGTTTCTTGAGTGCAGATCAGCTGCAGGTGTTTATTCAGTGTTGCGTGTTACTGAGTCTGTTTGTGAGTGAGGAGATGTCGCTgtgaacagtgtgtttgttactTAGTTGTTTTCAACAGATGATATATAAACTCAGACTGAGCCCTGATCCACTTCCTGTCTCACCCCGCAGAAATAAAACTCCCCTCCATTATCTGCAGGAGACAACAGGCCTGTGGTTCAGAGCGGTCTGAATGCAGCAGGTTAGTGGGTCAGTCTTTTGTCTGTCCCAGCTGGAGTCCGGTCACATGGCCCGCCAGGCTCACTGAGGACTGTAGAGAGTTACAGAGGACTCACAGTTTTATGGGTTTTATGTATCATCAGCCTGACTGATGCAGTCCAGAATAAACCAGTTCATTTATCAGTCACACTGAGAAAACCCAAACGGAATCACTCAGTAATATAGAGGTGAGTTCCTACACTGATCTGGAGCTGTTTTTACAAACCTGGACAGAATGAGAAATTTCAGGAACATTAATCCACCATATCTAAGGACTGGAGACTCTaacagtgtgagtgtttttacCTTCACTGTCAGTCCTGAACACAAATATCCTCTGACTCGTCACTATTTCAAACTTATTGTCTTTGGCTGGGCGGGCCATCTGGATGGCACCCACTGGGATGACTCCTTTAGGATAGACATCCTGAAACACGGAGCAGAAAAccatctttaaaaacatgatcTGCATGAATCTGCATGAAACAACAGGTGCGTTATCAGGTGCGCTGGATAAATCAGACTTTAGCTGTCatcctctctttgctctggaGAACCGAGAACCTGAGAGCTTTAATCAACGTTCTTCGTACCTTCTCGCTGCCGAAGTACATCAGGTTTTTACCGTCAAACTTCACGTAACGTTTCTGGAAAACATAGttcctaaaaaataaaacacatagaAACATCAGATCCAGAGACGTCAATAAATACGAGACACGTGACTGGtccacaacacagacacagttatgACATCACATTATTAAAAATCAATGAACAACCTGAGTCTGAGCTCTGAAGGTAAAATAGTCCAGATTAAAGACGAAGAGAATCAACACTGTTCACTGGCCCAGATGTAATTTATAACAGATACAGTTCATCTGAATCTGTACTGAttttgattgattattgattgactGATGAAACCTGAAAATTTCTTAAAAAGCAACCAgagactgaggaggaagaaggaagagacaaacacacaccgaCTGGAGGATGAagagtcagaggaggaagaagagaaagaggaggaggagaagaaggtgaCAAGGCAGAGGCAGCTCCtaaggagggaggagacacagggaggagcagagaggaggagacgcaGCAGAACAGCTGACATCTGatccctgacaaacacacaaacacacaaagacagaaacacacactgtacatgaaCATCATCAGCAGGTGAAAACAAAGGCGAAACATTCAGACAGATCAGGAGACTCTGTGTCGACCAGTTTTCCTTAAAAATCTCAGACACCTGCTTAAGAACCCCTGGAAAATCTAAATCTATTAAATCTATTTAAAGACGGTGGAAAAATTTCAAGGCCCCTAAAACCTCCTGAAAAGCCTCAGGAACCTCCTCAAGACCCCTTCAACTTCCCAAGAACCTGAAACCTGCTCTCCCTAGTCTAACTTGGTCTTTAAATCAAACGCACCCCTGTGGAGACAGCTTGTCCAGCCAGCCGCTGATGATGGGTGGGGCTCTCTCAGTCAGGGAGGTGTAGCTGGCGTAAGGGGAGATGGTCAGGTCTTCGTCAGTCTCTGGGGGGAAGGTGTGGGGGGGCAGGGAGAGGCAGCGGAGAGGGGGTGGAGGTTCTCCAACGGTGCTATAACCCTGAGAGTCTCCGGAGTGAAGAGCCTGAGACAAACGCCTCGTCCAGGaaaacttctgactcctgaGGATCCAAACAAAAACTTTATTCATCGAAGACGATCGTGTTTGTATGAATAAGACATCACACCCTGAGAACCTGAGATCAAGTTTCATCCCTTGAagtcttttattgtgaagtctGTGGACGCTGCAGATCAGTGTAAACAAAATTATTCCTTATCTTTTCTCACTGTGATTCAGTGAATATGAGACCGAAAAATATTCAAGGATCCCACATATAAAACGGTATCATCTGCATGTCTACACTCTGGATTCCTCAGGGTTCTGTTCTCAgccaacatttacatttcactttATATAAATAACTTTGGTATTTATTTGCATGCAACTAATGCAGATAATATAGTCCTATCTGCTGTGATTATGGATACTcttaaacaaataatataaacatTATTCATCTAATGAGATAATAAAAGTGGGCTGAGAACAGAACCCTGAAGAACTCCACAGTTAATATCATTTTACAGTGTGCTGTGttttacccatgatcctctgcATGTTTCTCCTCGTCCCTCCTTGTCTCTCTTCCCTCCAGTCTGCTTCTCTCACTCTGGATTTAcaagataaaacacatttctatcatcacagactggaaaattaCACCATTTTGAACTACAGACAACTTCAGACTGATTTCTTTGTCTTTAGTTTCATCTGAAATGTCTGTTTAACATTCATAATGATGAAAGAAGGAAACAGTGAAGGAGCTGTTTTTTCTCACCTCACAGGTGTGTGGATGTCTTCTGGGTTGGAAAACAGTTTCACAGTATGGACTGATCTCCTCCTCAGGGTCGTCTGTCGAAGCTGTTAAACAGAAGAACAGTAACCTACAACCTGCTCACATGTTCTGTCTGTTACACCACAAACAACACCGCTCTAACTTTCAGCCTTCAAAACATACAGGACTGTAAACTCTTTAATACTGGCTGAGGCCAGGGTGGGGGGTCCTGTACTCACCTCTGGCTGATCCTGAAGAGTTGTTACTTAAAGTGCtgccactgaaaacacacaaacagtcagtACTTGATTTATAAAGGAACTGATTCAGAGAGTCCACTACATTTAGACAGACTGGTCTGAAACTGGATCACATTTCGTATAACTTGAGAACATCTGGGAACATCTGGGAATATGTTAGGACCCTGATGAAGGCAACAGGCTGAAATGCATCAGACAACAAACATGTCCTGAAAACTACAACTGAAGCATTTTGCCCTTTACAGCAGTGTTCCCAATCCTGGTCCAGGGGAGCCCAGACACTCGTCTCTACTCCACCAACatgtcctctgtctgtttcactaAGTTACAAACATTGTCCAACAAGGGatacccccccccaccaccccaagCTGCACCAAAACCCTGGTCTAGTCCCTGGTCTGGACAAAAGTGCATCAGAGTGACGTACCTGTTCCTCTCAGGAGTTAGTCTGGGTGGAGTTGGAGGAGCAGACTGCTGGCTGCAGTAACTCCTCCCTCCACTGGGGACAGTAGATCCAGGTAAAGTGCCCCAGTAGATCTCATTAGAGATCATCTCTATCCCCCCTCCTCTAGGTGAAGTGGAGGGTGGGGATCCAGAGAGCCTGCTGATGTCCAGACTACCAGAAGTCAGTGAAGAgtgagtctggttctgctctgtttgtacaggtgaagaagaagagggaggggacCCCTTGAACACTGAGGGGGGGACCCCGCGGTTCAGCCTCGGGGGAACTGGAGGTAACAACCCCCCAGCGTCTGAAAAAGACAAACTCCGCCTCATCCTCTCCACCTGACTCGGTCTTCGGCTGGTCGACTTGTCgttgaggtcagaggtcaacctGTTGTCAGGTGTATCCCCTGAGGTCAGACCCTCtaacacagtgaaacagatgGACTCCTGGGAGAGTCTCCTGGGCAGGGCTGGGTCTGGTGTTGGACAGAAGTGGATGGGTGCAGTCCTGCGGCGGTTGAAGACAGTTCTGGGTTTGGGAACTGGCTTCACCATGACTCTGTTGCCATTGGGGTCTGAGTTCGTCAACATGGCGCCAAGGTTCGGAGCCGAACTGTTCCTAAACGCCTCGAAGTTAACGGGTCCCGTGGACTGATGGAGCGCAGCGGCGCCACAGCCTCGCTCCGAAGAAGAAATGTCCGTCACAGACTGACAGCGGTCACGTGGGAGATCAGTCACTGCTTTCTGATTGGCTCTTTGAGCTTCAGTCCTCTGGATGTGACTGACCAGTCGTAGGATTCTCTTCCTGTGTCCTGTGGCGGTTATTCCCAGACTGACAAAGGCGTCATGATCCAGGTGAGTAAAGTCTCTAGCCAATAGGAGACCAGCTTGACGGAAAATGTCCAGGTATCTGCAGAGAGCAGACATCAGTAAACAGCTcagcaggtttttgttttgatgatatTACCCAACACTGTGCACATATCCCTCTGCTATAACCCCCCGACCCCTGACCTCTCCAGATGGATCGCTGCCAGAAGCGTCTCAACCGGCGTGCTACCATCCAGGGAGGCCATGACGACCAACATGGAGTCTGGATCTGACGTCGTCTCCTCCTCGTCCAGGAAACACGACGGCCATCACTGACCTACAGCTGGGACAGATGACGGCTGTCcatctgcagagacagacacacaacatcaCTGACGGCTCTCTGTGGGGGGGCTCACCACACTAAAAAGGATGTGGCtgttacccccccccccccaaggcAGAAAAGCAGACGGCTGTTTTAACTGCACCTTTGACCCCTCAAGGTCACGACCCCCCTCCGAGCCAAATAAAATCACAgcagaagaacaaaaaatgatgTCAGCGGCAGAAACAGCTGTAGGATTGTTTCACAGCGTTTGCAGCaggatgacctttgacctctgtgcaGACAgcgggtggggggtgggggcatgaACGGAGGGACAGTGAAGGACagtgaagaaaagagagaaacacacacacacacacacacacacacacacacacacacacaaagagtcaTGTGACAGTGTCACGATTATTTTTAGAAATGACTGAATCAACATGTTGATCCTCTTTAACAGCTGATCGATCAGATGATGTCAACCCTACCCTCTGTCCACTGGAGATGATGCCACTGTTCAcatgaagcacaaacacacacatatgaaaacacacaggaaacaaagacCGCCTCcccttacaaacacacacacacacacacacacacacacacacacacacacacacacacacacacaggatacagGCAGTGCCTGCAGCTGAGGCGAGGCTCATTGCCCTGAGCTGAAGAGTGGAGGGCTTTCAAAgaaatagctgtgtgtgtgtgtgtttgtgtgcgtgaggtgtgtgtgtgtgtgtgtgtgtgtgtgtgtccagattTCCTGAAAGAGGCTGGAATGTGTTTCCTCTGATCTGTGATCTTCAACAGCTTTGGTGAAACCAGACTGTCAaagtttggggggggggggggggggtgatctGAATTGTGAGGGAATTGTTGTGTGGtttgcttttgtcttttgtgtcgACACCTGTTGCATCTGCAGGGAGTTTATCCTCTGATTAAATCTCAGGTGTCTTAACTGGACTTCTTTTTAGGTTTCTTGAGTTTCCAGTTGCCTTCAACGACTACCATGACCCGGATcactgagaacctacacagacataaaTCTCAGTTACTGATCTTTGATTCAGAGTGaggctctgtctgtctgtctgaagaAGCAGTTTCCTGTTTGTCCTGTAACAGTAGAAACACTGATTCATGAATAAAGTTTGAATGAGACAATGTGTAGAAACAGTCGCTCTCTGAGTCAGCTGATCTGTAATGACAGCTGCAGGAAAGAAAGATgggatgaaaaacacaaaaacagaagacactgaaaacatgactgacaccaaactgacactgagtgtaaaccacagagtaaaaataactgaacacacacacacacactcagaggttAGCAGCGTCCAGGATGAAGACaaaggccaaggaggaggaagtgagtcAGAGCAGTTTCCTTCCTCCTGTCGACATTTTTCCTCCAGATTTCAGCTGCTCCACATTAAACCAGTAAAACCAGACTCTGATCCAGGCTAAGCCAGAACCAGGATTTATATAAAACTACAGACATCTTACACCCCTTTAAACTGCAACAACCAAAACCAGGTTGAAAGGTGATTAAATCCACACAGAATCAGGCTTCACCAGATTCCAGCAGAGTCCAGCAGAGTCTGACACCACAGACACATAACACTGAGTTGAAGAGATTCAGTTGAGCTTCAggaaactaaaactgaaaaatctttGGTTCACCTGAGCTCAAAGGTCACCTCCTCATCCTTCACATCTGCTGTGAAACTGAGAATAAGTTTTAACAGATGTTAGTTAGAGCTGATTCACAGGACGATGACGAGTCCACAAATTAGATCATTTGTCTGAGCAGGAAATGAAAACGTGACGTTAAACTCAGACTGAAACAGATGCAGGTTCAGTCGGTGTAAACAGGAGCGACCTGGAAAAGGTGGAGTGAGAGAAACCAGGAGAGGAAAGTCTGATCTGAGAGGAAACGAAGCCAAAGGCCACAGAGGAAGAATGAAGGTTTTCAGGGAGGCAGGAAGTCGGTGAAGGCTGCAGATAAAGAACGAGCtgaggaaaagcagcaggacagaaacagagcagaggataCAGACACTCCCATCCTACTTCCACCTCCACAACACCAGAGGCCTCTGAGTGCTGCAGCTACTGATcctgagaccagagaccagagaccacAGAGCtgagacctgagacctgagacCACAGACCTGAGACCAGAGGCAGAATTATAGAGTCTGTGTGAAGATCTGCAGAGTTGAACATGaatgtttcactgcagagatGAAATCTCATCCTCTGGattctgttttcagtctccaCCGTTTATAACTGAACCAAAACCAAACCTGAACCAAAGTGTTCATCAGGACCTGGGCCCGGATTCAAGAACACTTGACCAAGTCCAGTTTGTTTGTGAACACTGTGAACTGGACCTGGTCCTGGATCAGTGGACCTGGGTCCACATGAAAAGGTGGTGTCAGGTCTggttcatgtgttcatgtgtaaaCAGCTGAACCAAAACACAGAAGAGGAGGACTCGggacatgacctctgacctttgacacaTACAGAGAAGATCACTGGTGGAATATAAATTGTTGAGTTTAGTAGGAgactaattattttctcttctcttctcctttttgttCTTCTCCAAACACCACCCCCCAACAACCCCCACGCCAGCCCCCTCCCCTTATCTCTATCCTGTGGTCATAATCAGATCTGTAGatctgcagcagaaacaaaacacaggataCAGCTGTCCTTCAaactgctgcagaggaaacacacacacacacacacacacacacacacacacacacacacacacacacacacacagcctccttCAGGACGTCCATCTTCAgttaaaaagatttaatttGAACCACATTAAAGgtgaatgagagaaaatgattcACAGTTATATCTTAGAGAAGCaggaaccactggtttaaagtgtttaaagtgttgTAGGTGGAGGATGTGTTGGTGTAAAGTGTAGGTGGAGGATGTGTTGGTGTAAAGTGTTGTAGGTGGAGGATGTGTTGGTGTAAAGTGTTGTAGGTGGAGGATGTGTTGGTAAAGTGTTGTAGGTGGAGGATGTGTTGGTGTAAAGTGTTGTAGGTGGAGGATGTGTTGGTGTAAAGTGTTGTAGGTGGAGGATGTGTTGGTGTAAAGTGTTGTAGGTGGAGGATGTGTTGGTAAAGTGTTGTAGGTGGAGGATGTGTTGGTAAAGTGTTGTAGGTGGAGGATGTGTTGGTGTAAAGTGTTGTAGGTGGAGGatgtgttggtgttggtggagGGTGTGTTGGTGTAAATCAGAAGTTGAAGTTTAACGAGTGATTTGTTGTAGAAACttgtttcagtctgaacatgAAACAGACTTAATGAAGCTCAAAGAGactaaaaacaaaagctgttttcattcagaaCACACCTAcgtttcctctgctcctccctcctctccccaaacactaaacacaccctttcctcctctcatccctccatcatccctccatTATCTCTCTATCCATCTATTCTTCCCCTGTcagctctctccctcctcctcctcatcatctctGCAGTTCTTTCCATCCTCGTGTGATTACTATCATTGATCAGTTTGTAACCTCAGCAGAGTCTCTCTGGATCTGAACCTCCTCAAACTTCTGCTTAACTGTCAGAGATCAGTTTGTCTCTGAACTTAAATACAGATatgaaaactgtgattttagtTTCACATCAgcttcacagacagaaacagtttgatcCTGATTCAGACTGAAGGAAGGAttcttcatttctctgttcTGTGAAGGGAACGAGTTAAAAAGGTCACAGAGCTGTTCACACACTgaaccagaagaagaagaaacgtTTGTACAGTCTATCACAGGTTAATTCAGGATGTCAGACTCATGATGATCAGCTACATGGATCAACTCCTGACCTTTGAAAATAAGAGATAATAAGAGATTAATCCATCAACTGATCAATcgtttcagtcagttttaaacaaaaatattaaacagcTGTTCTCTTTAAACATCATTGATCAATGATTAATCGATCAATTGAGAACTTTATTTCtgatcattagctgcagctcttCAGACATAACTgatctttattttaaatgaacagttcgtcattaaatctgtttctgttcaaCACTGAGaccatgacattttcatcacgACTGTTTCctgagaaaagatgaaaacaagatgCAACATGTCAGAGACTgactctttatgctaagataagctaagctaagctaagctaaccaccgCCAGACTGTTCCCAACATGTTGAACTGTTACTTTAGTCTGACTGAAGCTACGTTAGTTTAGGTTTCTGTTTACAACAAACATCAGACTCAGCGTCTGAGACAGGAAGTCATGACGGAGCCAGTGATTCGCTGAGAGGCCTGTCAATCAAATCAACAACATCTCCCCAAACAAAGGCCTCTGTTAGTGAGTCTGACCATGAGAGACTCCAGAgacttgggggggggggggggggggggggctggggcGAGAGGAAAAGACTGACCTTCATTCTTCACCTCCACTGAGAGAAGAGAATGAgcgagagaagagggggaggaaaggaaggacaaataaaagagagagagtgaaggggTGGGCGAGCGAGGCTGTATAATAACAGTGAGGCTCTATTATGACAAACAGAAGCTTGATTGTTCAGAGACTGaaccacacactgacactgggaACACTGGGGACTCTGAGGTGTGAGGGGAGACAAGACCAGGACtagaaccaggaccaggaccaggaccaggaccaggaccagaaaCAGGACCAGGACCGGAACCAGAACAAGGACCTGACATGATGTCTGTCCTCAGTCTGAGAGGACTCTGAACACAAAGGAGACGTCTCTGTGGTGCGTTCATGTGCTGTAGGAATCTGAGACTtacagaagaagctgctcagAGTCACATGACAACAGCTGTTTTAGCTGAAGTTTAGAATGTCCAGAGCAGCACATGaacgcaccacacacacacacacacatacacatacacacacacacacacacacagagagagagagagagagagtcagtgaGTAATTAAgtgtgagagtgaaaaatgaaaataacagtttATTATGGGACtgagaaaaactgagaaaacaaagtgaaactgaagTAAACCTCATCCAGATCTTTCATTCAGGATGAAGCTGGTTCTCTGCTGGACCCCACCCTCCAACAGTAAAcagctgatctcaggtcagttcaacagtaaacacagagctgattACATCACAACAGTTtgtctcagagagtttctgaaGAGGAAGGTTGGTCTGACTTCCTGTTACTGTTCAGGAGAACAAGtggttagacacacacacacacacacacacacacacacacacacacacacacacacacacaccctgtccATCCTGTGTGTGATGTAACTGTTGTTGTAATCAGCTGAGTCTGATGCTGTTACTCTGAAAATGACGTAAAAACTtgtaaaaacaggaagcagaaaaaGCTTCTGATTAAACTCGGCcctgaacacagcagctgcCTCAATGTCTCTGAGCAAAGCACTGACAGCTCACAGACTAACACCTGCACAGGTAAACAGCTGAAGGTCTGAGCCCCGGCGTCTgatcctcagctgctgctctgatcaCTGCTCACTGGTTCTGATCAGAGTTATTGATCTCAGTCTCCTGACTTCAAATTAAAA
This genomic window contains:
- the LOC108891899 gene encoding LOW QUALITY PROTEIN: arf-GAP with Rho-GAP domain, ANK repeat and PH domain-containing protein 3-like (The sequence of the model RefSeq protein was modified relative to this genomic sequence to represent the inferred CDS: inserted 1 base in 1 codon), coding for MLVVMASLDGSTPVETLLAAIHLERYLDIFRQAGLLLARDFTHLDHDAFVSLGITATGHRKRILRLVSHIQRTEAQRANQKAVTDLPRDRCQSVTDISSSERGCGAAALHQSTGPVNFEAFRNSSAPNLGAMLTNSDPNGNRVMVKPVPKPRTVFNRRRTAPIHFCPTPDPALPRRLSQESICFTVLEGLTSGDTPDNRLTSDLNDKSTSRRPSQVERMRRSLSFSDAGGLLPPVPPRLNRGVPPSVFKGSPPSSSSPVQTEQNQTHSSLTSGSLDISRLSGSPPSTSPRGGGIEMISNEIYWGTLPGSTVPSGGRSYCSQQSAPPTPPRLTPERNSGSTLSNNSSGSARASTDDPEEEISPYCETVFQPRRHPHTCESERSRLEGRETRRDEEKHAEDHGSQKFSWTRRLSQALHSGDSQGYSTVGEPPPPLRCLSLPPHTFPPETDEDLTISPYASYTSLTERAPPIISGWLDKLSPQGNYVFQKRYVKFDGKNLMYFGSEKDVYPKGVIPVGAIQMARPAKDNKFEIVTSQRIFVFRTDSEVLRRRWXSTLQEHVRDQLVFGRRRFGPGSHCQRHGILELKGTKSKVYAAINTDQIWLYKSEQCFRNGIGITVIEARGATIRDGKHKSFDLITPYKTFSFTAESDREKRDWMEALQESIAETLSDYEVAEKIWSNRSNRMCADCKALNPDWASINLCVVICKNCAGRMSRPG